A single Thermoanaerobacterium sp. RBIITD DNA region contains:
- the coaE gene encoding dephospho-CoA kinase (Dephospho-CoA kinase (CoaE) performs the final step in coenzyme A biosynthesis.), giving the protein MEVIGLTGGIASGKSTVSGILRDLGAFIIDADIVSREIMLKGSKVYNKLVSKYGKEILKENGEIDRKKLGNLVFADNKKLKELNAITHPEIIKRIKDIIERERKNGKEKAIILDAALLIEMKLFNMVDEVWLVVVDRKTQIRRLMERDKLKYIDALNRIKSQMSIEDKMKYADFIINNCKDFNAIKKQVDLLWGRFAN; this is encoded by the coding sequence ATGGAGGTTATTGGATTAACTGGAGGTATTGCATCCGGCAAGAGCACTGTCTCTGGAATACTAAGGGACCTTGGTGCATTTATCATTGATGCTGATATTGTATCAAGGGAGATAATGTTAAAGGGAAGCAAGGTATATAATAAATTAGTAAGCAAATATGGGAAAGAAATACTAAAGGAAAATGGGGAAATTGACCGAAAGAAACTTGGTAATTTAGTATTTGCAGATAATAAAAAACTTAAAGAACTAAATGCAATAACACACCCTGAAATAATTAAAAGGATAAAAGATATAATAGAAAGAGAAAGAAAAAATGGCAAAGAAAAAGCAATTATTCTTGATGCAGCGTTGTTAATTGAGATGAAATTATTTAATATGGTTGATGAAGTCTGGTTAGTTGTGGTTGATAGAAAAACACAGATTAGAAGGCTTATGGAGAGGGATAAGCTTAAATATATTGATGCATTAAACCGTATAAAAAGCCAAATGTCGATCGAAGACAAAATGAAGTATGCCGATTTTATCATAAATAATTGTAAGGACTTCAATGCGATAAAAAAGCAAGTTGACCTATTATGGGGACGATTTGCAAACTAA
- a CDS encoding C40 family peptidase: MNKTLGKIVFGVSVFGMTVVGSSIFTHAYAEGLGTGMVTGNSVNIRTGNNLSSKVVTQLNWNDMVTVLGQDNGWYHIRLANGNEGWIFGKYLSLRLSSDNTSRGSVDRSTVARMIDFGKKYLGTRYVYGGESPSVGFDCSGFTKYVFSSIGIDLPRTADSQATVGTSIDRSSLVPGDLVFFKTLGSKSINHAGIYIGNGQFIHASSGAGKVMISSLSSGYYNEHYATARRVVK; this comes from the coding sequence ATGAATAAAACATTGGGTAAAATAGTATTTGGAGTATCCGTTTTTGGTATGACTGTTGTTGGAAGCTCTATATTTACACATGCATATGCAGAAGGGCTTGGAACTGGAATGGTTACAGGCAACAGCGTAAACATAAGGACAGGTAATAACTTATCATCTAAAGTAGTGACACAATTAAATTGGAATGACATGGTTACAGTACTCGGCCAAGATAATGGTTGGTACCATATAAGACTTGCAAATGGCAACGAAGGATGGATATTTGGTAAATATTTATCATTGAGATTATCAAGTGATAATACTTCAAGAGGAAGTGTCGATAGAAGTACTGTTGCAAGAATGATTGATTTTGGGAAAAAGTATCTTGGAACAAGATATGTATACGGTGGTGAATCCCCGTCAGTAGGTTTTGATTGTTCAGGTTTTACAAAGTATGTTTTTAGCAGTATTGGTATAGATCTTCCAAGAACGGCTGATAGCCAAGCAACGGTTGGTACCAGTATTGACCGCAGCAGTCTTGTACCTGGTGATTTAGTTTTTTTTAAAACTCTCGGCAGTAAATCAATAAATCATGCCGGTATATATATTGGAAATGGGCAATTTATACATGCTTCATCAGGAGCAGGCAAGGTTATGATAAGTTCATTAAGCAGTGGATACTATAATGAACATTATGCAACAGCTAGAAGAGTTGTAAAATAA
- a CDS encoding nicotinate phosphoribosyltransferase, with translation MKTIKHLEDLKEVKISNDREFFSATHEEIKNGATTDVYFLRTQDILMHLGIDGKIVTAEIFARKKGVFAGLPEVKNLLKDKNIEVWSLDEGDTFEPKETVMRIIGPYNEFGTYETVILGILASSCGWATAARDLKDAVPDKPVLCFGARHVHPAVAPVMERAALVGGADDASCILGAKLKGREPKGTVPHAAFLIAGDTLPIAKAYSEISPSDEKITVLVDTFKDEIEESLRVADLLGDRLYGVRLDTPSERGGVTPNLVYELRQRLNQKGYDKVKIIVSGGLTPERIKELSESGADAFGVGSYISDAQPIDMTMDIKEVEGKPIAKRGRIPGRIENKKLKKIM, from the coding sequence ATGAAAACTATAAAACATCTTGAAGATTTAAAAGAAGTTAAGATAAGCAATGATAGAGAATTCTTTTCAGCTACCCACGAAGAAATTAAAAATGGTGCAACAACGGATGTGTATTTTTTAAGAACACAGGACATCTTAATGCATCTTGGAATCGATGGTAAAATAGTAACAGCAGAAATTTTTGCAAGAAAAAAGGGTGTATTTGCAGGGCTACCCGAAGTTAAAAATCTTTTGAAAGATAAAAATATTGAAGTATGGTCACTCGACGAAGGTGATACTTTTGAACCTAAAGAAACCGTAATGAGGATAATAGGCCCATACAATGAATTCGGTACATATGAAACAGTCATACTAGGTATTCTCGCAAGTTCGTGTGGATGGGCTACAGCAGCTAGAGATTTAAAAGATGCTGTGCCAGATAAACCAGTATTATGTTTTGGAGCAAGACATGTACATCCTGCAGTCGCACCTGTTATGGAAAGAGCAGCACTTGTAGGCGGCGCAGACGATGCAAGCTGTATTCTTGGTGCAAAATTAAAAGGAAGGGAACCGAAGGGCACTGTGCCACACGCAGCATTTCTAATAGCTGGTGATACATTACCAATAGCAAAAGCATATAGTGAAATTTCTCCAAGCGATGAAAAGATTACCGTGCTTGTGGATACTTTTAAAGATGAGATTGAGGAGTCTTTAAGAGTGGCTGATCTCCTTGGCGATAGACTGTATGGTGTTAGACTTGATACACCATCTGAAAGAGGTGGTGTTACACCAAATCTTGTCTATGAATTAAGACAAAGACTTAATCAAAAAGGTTATGATAAGGTTAAGATTATTGTATCCGGTGGCCTAACACCTGAAAGAATAAAAGAATTATCAGAAAGTGGCGCAGACGCATTTGGTGTAGGAAGTTATATATCTGATGCACAGCCGATTGATATGACAATGGATATAAAGGAAGTTGAAGGAAAGCCAATAGCGAAAAGAGGCAGAATACCAGGAAGAATAGAAAATAAAAAACTCAAAAAAATAATGTAG
- a CDS encoding DUF4349 domain-containing protein — translation MYCNEVKELINQYVDDELDEKNRRDVKEHINTCEDCKKDYNIISSIKEILSEMPPVTLPEDFSAKLHENLVKTESRLNVKRKLQKFKGKFGFDNMKWLKTATVIISVLFILTFAYKLFGNVIKNNDRISTHSLDQSVNKGLATGESKSSQSAKSDINRGFNPSYERKITKDATISIETDNGEKCFNKILSLADQYKGYVENSSESDTSDNKKIINIILKIPANDFENVIANIKALGSVKAIRVGSNDITEQYYDIESRIKNLEIQEQRLQEIMKKANTVSEILQVESELNNVRTQIDSYKTQIKVWDNMTSMSTINLTFVTFKAVDNKSFTIGKGFLNDLIQALITSIDTFFKVIKDIFIIIIYILPYGLIGYLLYRGYKLFKK, via the coding sequence ATGTATTGCAATGAAGTTAAAGAATTAATAAATCAATATGTTGATGATGAATTAGATGAAAAAAATAGAAGAGATGTAAAAGAGCACATTAATACATGTGAAGATTGCAAAAAGGATTACAACATAATATCATCGATAAAAGAAATATTAAGTGAAATGCCTCCTGTTACATTGCCCGAAGATTTCAGCGCTAAACTACATGAAAATTTAGTTAAAACTGAGAGCAGATTAAATGTAAAGCGAAAATTACAAAAATTTAAGGGAAAGTTTGGCTTTGACAATATGAAGTGGCTAAAAACTGCTACGGTGATTATATCAGTTCTTTTTATATTAACATTTGCATATAAACTCTTTGGCAACGTAATTAAAAATAACGATAGAATAAGTACGCATTCTTTAGATCAATCGGTGAATAAGGGTTTAGCGACAGGTGAAAGCAAATCCTCACAATCTGCAAAATCTGATATAAATCGAGGTTTTAATCCTAGTTATGAGAGAAAAATTACAAAGGATGCTACAATATCAATTGAAACAGACAATGGAGAAAAATGTTTCAACAAAATATTGAGCCTTGCTGATCAATATAAAGGATATGTCGAGAATTCAAGCGAAAGTGATACAAGCGACAATAAAAAGATAATAAATATTATTTTAAAGATACCTGCTAATGATTTTGAAAATGTCATTGCAAATATAAAAGCCTTAGGTAGTGTTAAGGCTATAAGAGTCGGTAGCAATGATATTACTGAGCAATATTATGATATTGAATCAAGGATAAAAAATCTCGAAATACAGGAACAGAGATTGCAAGAAATAATGAAAAAAGCAAATACCGTTTCTGAAATATTACAAGTGGAAAGTGAGTTAAATAATGTGAGAACACAGATTGACTCATATAAAACCCAGATTAAGGTTTGGGACAATATGACAAGTATGAGCACAATAAATCTTACATTTGTCACTTTCAAAGCAGTAGATAATAAAAGTTTTACAATAGGTAAAGGCTTTTTAAATGACTTGATACAGGCATTAATAACAAGTATAGATACATTCTTTAAAGTTATAAAAGATATATTTATAATCATAATTTATATATTGCCGTATGGATTAATTGGATATCTATTGTATAGAGGATATAAATTGTTCAAAAAATGA
- a CDS encoding DUF441 family protein codes for MIFMDFGVILLVVMLLFSIIGKNNSVAAAIALLLTIKLLNLEIINQYISKNGINLGIIVLTMGALSPLALNKVSLNDFVNATKSIEGIITIAAGIIVAILASIGLDTMKIDTNGVVGVLLGTVIGVSFFRGAPIGPMIALGITTILLKIFRI; via the coding sequence ATGATATTTATGGACTTCGGGGTTATACTGCTTGTTGTTATGCTTCTTTTCAGCATTATTGGTAAAAATAATAGTGTTGCAGCAGCCATTGCTTTGCTTTTGACAATAAAATTACTTAATCTTGAAATAATTAATCAATATATATCGAAAAATGGTATAAATCTTGGTATAATAGTATTAACGATGGGAGCTCTATCACCACTTGCATTGAATAAAGTGTCTTTAAATGATTTTGTGAATGCTACAAAAAGTATAGAAGGTATAATAACGATTGCTGCTGGCATAATAGTTGCTATTCTTGCATCTATAGGCCTTGATACCATGAAAATTGATACAAACGGTGTCGTGGGGGTTTTGCTTGGCACAGTTATAGGTGTGAGTTTCTTTAGAGGTGCGCCTATTGGGCCTATGATAGCACTTGGCATTACAACAATATTGCTAAAGATATTTAGAATATAG
- the polA gene encoding DNA polymerase I: MSKFLIIDGNSLMYRAYYALPDLMNSEGLHTNAIYGFSMMLIKLLDEEKPDYIAVAFDKKAPTFRHKEYSAYKGTRQSMPEELIEQVDILKEVIDAFNIKTLEMEGFEADDIIGTVSKLAEENNLSVLIVTGDRDALQLASGSVKVKICKKGITQMEEYTDKDVMEKYEVTPEQFIDLKGLMGDKSDNIPGVPNIGEKTAIKLIKEFGSIENLLMNTDKLKGKVKENIEKNIELAVLSKKLATIERNIPLDINFDDYRKIDYNIDKLKELFEKLEFSSLIEIIKKDDHNNYTDTVKEWPQKDNNYLKEFLNNKTTISINPFIYDGEIKAISFASDDEVFFIDIDDYDVFKMLDNGNLTLICHDIKNFLVCLSYHDIDLKCRYYDTAIMTYLLNPSESSYDINRVLKKYLKEDVPNIDEIVGKGKSKKHYEDIDKKLLIDYLCRCASLLEKLKEKLLSFIKEMEMEDLLNNVEFPLIEVLKSMEVYGFTLDKNVLSELSKEIEEKTDKIIKDIYETAGYEFNINSTKQLAEFLFDKLNLPAIKKTKTGYSTDIEVLMELTPYNEIVGEIIEYRQLVKLKSTYIDGFLPLMDDMNKVHSTFKQTVAATGRISSTEPNLQNIPVRDEFGRRIRRAFISSFQDGYIVSADYSQIELRVLAHISNDDKLIESFLNNEDIHIRTASEVFKVAPENVTSEMRRHAKAVNFGIVYGISDYGLSRDLKISRREAKEYIDNYFDRYKGVKNYIESIVKFAKKNGYVTTIMNRRRYIPEINSRNFNQRSFGERMAMNTPIQGSAADIIKMSMVIVYNEMKKRNLKSKLILQIHDELIVDTYPDEVLIVKDILKNSMENVIKLKVPLIVEIGQGMNWYDAK, from the coding sequence ATGTCAAAATTTTTGATTATCGATGGAAATAGTTTAATGTATAGAGCGTATTATGCGTTACCTGACCTTATGAACAGCGAGGGATTACATACAAACGCGATATATGGTTTTTCTATGATGCTTATAAAATTGCTAGATGAGGAAAAACCGGATTATATTGCTGTTGCATTTGATAAAAAAGCACCTACATTTAGGCATAAGGAATACAGTGCATATAAAGGGACAAGGCAATCAATGCCCGAAGAGTTGATTGAGCAGGTCGATATATTAAAAGAAGTAATTGATGCCTTTAATATAAAGACATTAGAGATGGAAGGCTTTGAAGCAGATGATATAATAGGGACAGTCTCAAAACTTGCCGAAGAAAATAATTTATCTGTTCTTATTGTCACCGGTGATAGGGATGCATTGCAACTTGCATCAGGTAGTGTCAAAGTTAAGATTTGCAAAAAAGGAATAACACAGATGGAAGAATATACTGATAAAGACGTAATGGAAAAGTATGAGGTTACACCAGAACAATTTATCGATTTAAAGGGCTTAATGGGGGACAAGTCTGATAATATTCCTGGCGTACCAAATATCGGAGAAAAAACAGCAATTAAACTCATTAAAGAATTTGGTTCTATTGAAAATCTTTTGATGAATACAGATAAATTAAAAGGGAAAGTAAAGGAAAACATAGAAAAAAATATTGAATTGGCCGTATTAAGCAAGAAGCTTGCTACTATTGAAAGAAATATACCGCTTGATATTAATTTTGATGATTATCGTAAGATAGATTACAATATTGATAAACTTAAAGAGCTATTTGAAAAGTTGGAATTTTCAAGTCTAATTGAAATTATAAAAAAAGATGATCATAATAATTATACTGATACTGTAAAAGAATGGCCGCAGAAAGACAATAATTATCTTAAAGAATTTTTGAATAACAAAACAACTATATCTATCAATCCATTTATATATGATGGGGAAATAAAGGCTATATCTTTTGCAAGTGATGATGAGGTATTTTTTATAGATATCGATGATTATGATGTATTTAAGATGTTAGATAACGGAAACTTGACACTGATATGTCACGATATAAAGAATTTCTTGGTGTGTCTTTCATACCACGACATAGATTTAAAATGCAGATACTACGATACTGCCATAATGACATACCTTTTAAATCCATCAGAATCAAGTTATGATATTAATCGAGTACTAAAAAAATATCTAAAAGAAGATGTTCCAAATATCGATGAAATTGTAGGGAAGGGCAAGAGCAAAAAACATTATGAGGATATAGACAAAAAACTTCTAATCGACTATTTGTGCCGTTGTGCATCATTGTTAGAAAAATTAAAAGAAAAGCTATTATCATTTATAAAAGAAATGGAAATGGAAGACCTTCTTAATAACGTAGAATTTCCACTAATAGAAGTTTTGAAATCTATGGAAGTATATGGATTTACATTGGATAAAAATGTATTAAGCGAATTATCGAAAGAAATAGAAGAAAAAACCGACAAAATAATTAAAGATATCTATGAAACTGCAGGATATGAATTTAATATCAATTCAACAAAGCAATTGGCAGAATTTTTGTTTGACAAGCTTAATCTGCCTGCAATAAAGAAAACAAAGACGGGCTACTCGACAGATATTGAGGTTCTGATGGAACTTACGCCATATAATGAAATAGTAGGGGAAATAATCGAATATAGGCAGCTTGTAAAGTTAAAATCTACATATATAGATGGTTTTTTGCCTCTGATGGATGATATGAATAAAGTCCATTCTACTTTTAAACAGACGGTTGCGGCAACTGGTAGAATTAGCTCAACAGAGCCGAATTTACAAAATATACCTGTAAGGGATGAATTTGGTAGACGTATAAGGCGTGCTTTTATATCGAGTTTCCAAGATGGGTATATTGTATCTGCGGATTATTCTCAAATAGAATTACGTGTTCTTGCGCATATTTCAAATGACGATAAACTAATAGAATCTTTTTTAAATAATGAGGATATTCATATAAGAACAGCGTCTGAAGTATTTAAAGTAGCGCCGGAAAATGTGACAAGTGAAATGAGAAGACATGCAAAAGCTGTAAATTTCGGTATAGTGTATGGCATAAGTGACTATGGGCTTTCAAGGGATTTAAAGATATCTCGTAGAGAAGCAAAAGAGTATATAGACAATTATTTTGACAGATATAAAGGTGTAAAAAACTATATTGAATCAATAGTAAAATTTGCTAAAAAAAATGGATATGTAACTACTATTATGAATAGGAGAAGATATATACCAGAGATAAATTCAAGAAATTTTAATCAAAGGTCATTTGGTGAACGGATGGCTATGAATACTCCCATACAGGGAAGTGCTGCAGATATTATAAAAATGTCTATGGTCATTGTATATAATGAGATGAAGAAGAGAAATTTAAAGTCAAAATTAATACTTCAGATACATGATGAGCTTATAGTCGATACATATCCGGATGAAGTTTTAATTGTTAAAGATATACTAAAAAATAGTATGGAAAATGTTATAAAATTAAAAGTTCCTTTGATTGTAGAGATAGGACAAGGTATGAATTGGTATGATGCAAAATGA
- a CDS encoding L,D-transpeptidase family protein: MHLKINGVLAVIFSFIFLTINIGYSYASTITINIPTRTIYFVSPNMAKLYPIAVGKIVSTSPLGTYRIINKQVNPVWYPPWGGRSVPSGPYNPLGYRWMGFYSDYGIHGNNVPSSIGTLASSGCIRMYEADVEELYNMVNYGDAVNVVYQTMFTRYSPTGGKALFVYPDFYKKGVNTKWAIVKALNDNGIKISEETVQKLYKNINISDPLVFSEGYKIIDNHGLVSNDIYKSDNGTLYVNVDDAKGFIGLDDQNLKDISLLDKNSKKYININDITNITGLKFNVDEGTETIKMAGNIFTYEGKFLYSSDYADYQNREILIPIKEFCNVTGRKVEWDPSKGVLIDGKTVPYKIYYGKSFFSQRDLMNIYGLNVVVDSAGRRIYIKR; encoded by the coding sequence TTGCATTTAAAAATTAATGGAGTTTTAGCTGTAATTTTCTCTTTTATTTTTCTTACAATAAATATTGGATATAGCTATGCGAGCACTATAACAATAAATATTCCAACACGGACAATATATTTTGTATCGCCCAATATGGCAAAACTTTATCCAATCGCAGTAGGAAAAATAGTATCCACATCACCCTTAGGAACTTATAGAATTATAAATAAACAGGTGAATCCCGTGTGGTATCCGCCATGGGGTGGGAGAAGTGTTCCTTCGGGCCCATATAATCCACTTGGATACAGATGGATGGGGTTTTATAGTGATTATGGTATACATGGTAACAATGTGCCATCATCAATTGGTACTCTTGCATCATCTGGATGTATAAGAATGTATGAAGCGGACGTGGAGGAACTTTACAATATGGTTAATTATGGTGATGCTGTAAATGTAGTATATCAGACTATGTTTACAAGATATTCACCGACAGGTGGTAAAGCATTATTTGTATACCCTGATTTTTATAAAAAAGGTGTAAATACAAAATGGGCAATAGTAAAGGCTTTAAATGATAATGGTATAAAAATAAGTGAAGAAACTGTACAAAAACTTTATAAGAATATAAATATAAGTGACCCGTTGGTATTTTCAGAAGGATATAAAATTATAGATAATCATGGCCTTGTAAGTAATGACATTTATAAATCTGATAATGGGACACTTTATGTGAATGTTGATGATGCAAAAGGGTTTATAGGTCTTGACGATCAAAATCTTAAGGACATCAGTTTATTAGACAAAAATAGTAAAAAGTACATAAATATAAATGATATAACGAATATAACCGGCTTAAAGTTTAATGTAGATGAAGGAACAGAAACGATAAAAATGGCAGGCAATATTTTTACATATGAGGGGAAATTTTTATATTCCTCTGATTATGCAGATTATCAAAATAGAGAGATACTAATACCTATTAAAGAATTTTGCAATGTTACTGGGAGAAAAGTAGAGTGGGATCCTAGCAAAGGAGTACTCATTGATGGTAAGACAGTTCCTTATAAAATATATTATGGTAAATCCTTCTTTAGTCAAAGAGATTTAATGAACATCTATGGTCTTAATGTGGTTGTAGATTCTGCAGGGAGAAGAATATATATTAAGCGCTGA
- a CDS encoding sigma-70 family RNA polymerase sigma factor — MNANELLNLAKNGDINAFETVISNYQNYIYNIIFRIVGLKEDALDLTQETLIKAYINLNKFKGNSEFKTWLYKIAVNVSLDFIRKKKGVEEQLNEISDLRTPEDIVDERITREIILDELNKLQNDYKIALILRDIEGLSYSEISKITKASLGTVKSRISRARNILKENLKHVPEFLNYIEERRPI; from the coding sequence TTGAATGCAAATGAGCTCCTAAATCTTGCAAAGAATGGTGATATTAATGCATTTGAAACCGTTATAAGTAATTACCAGAATTATATATACAACATTATATTTAGAATTGTAGGTTTAAAAGAAGATGCCTTGGACCTTACACAAGAAACATTGATAAAAGCATATATAAATCTTAATAAATTCAAAGGAAACAGTGAATTCAAAACGTGGTTATATAAGATTGCTGTCAATGTATCCCTCGATTTTATAAGAAAGAAAAAAGGTGTTGAGGAACAATTGAATGAAATAAGTGATTTAAGGACACCGGAGGATATCGTTGACGAAAGAATTACAAGAGAAATAATTTTAGATGAACTAAATAAATTACAAAATGACTATAAAATAGCCTTAATACTTAGGGACATTGAAGGTCTTTCTTATAGTGAAATTTCAAAAATTACAAAAGCAAGCCTCGGAACGGTAAAATCTAGGATATCAAGAGCGAGAAATATATTGAAAGAAAATTTAAAACATGTGCCAGAGTTTTTAAATTATATAGAGGAAAGGAGGCCTATATAA
- a CDS encoding AEC family transporter, producing the protein MNQFVIGEKILTSVFIIFLGYIVKRMKILPTTTGSVLNKFIIYITLPASIAKVFIDTHINTNLFILPFLGFSLGFITFVIGYLFFKKCNVEKHTKGSLIVSLCGYNIGLFAFPFILQIYGNNGLMHIAMFDMGNSFIVFGLAYIVAYIFSKDDVIDKKKILKKILYFFPFDIYILSVILNLTGVKFPNLITNIIYQISLPNSTLALFVIGYFLDFKLNKDEIISLFKGLVIKYLPGIILFIGLPIFFDTSSMVIKAIMLGSIMPTPLIAVIYSDERNLNVKLASIFITSTTIVSIIFMSLIMLKWL; encoded by the coding sequence ATGAATCAATTTGTCATAGGTGAAAAAATCTTAACAAGTGTCTTCATAATTTTTTTAGGATATATAGTTAAAAGAATGAAAATCTTACCAACAACGACAGGTAGTGTTTTAAACAAATTTATAATATACATAACATTGCCCGCAAGCATAGCGAAGGTTTTTATTGATACTCATATAAATACTAATTTATTTATACTACCATTTTTAGGATTTTCTTTAGGCTTTATTACATTTGTAATTGGTTATTTATTTTTTAAGAAATGTAATGTAGAAAAACATACTAAAGGTTCTCTTATCGTCTCATTATGTGGTTATAATATAGGACTTTTTGCATTTCCATTTATTCTACAGATTTATGGAAACAATGGATTAATGCACATTGCTATGTTTGATATGGGTAATTCGTTTATTGTCTTTGGTCTTGCTTACATAGTCGCGTACATATTTTCAAAAGATGATGTAATTGATAAGAAAAAAATCCTTAAAAAGATATTATATTTTTTCCCATTTGATATTTATATATTGTCCGTTATACTTAATTTAACTGGAGTTAAATTTCCAAATCTTATAACAAATATAATATATCAGATTTCACTTCCAAATAGCACATTAGCATTATTTGTAATAGGCTATTTCCTTGATTTTAAACTAAATAAAGATGAGATTATATCCCTATTTAAAGGCTTAGTTATAAAATACCTTCCTGGAATAATATTGTTTATAGGATTACCAATTTTCTTTGATACATCATCGATGGTAATCAAAGCAATTATGCTTGGCTCCATAATGCCAACACCACTTATAGCAGTTATATATTCAGATGAAAGAAATTTAAATGTAAAGCTTGCATCAATATTTATTACGTCAACTACTATAGTAAGTATAATCTTTATGTCTTTAATAATGCTAAAATGGTTATAG
- a CDS encoding lytic transglycosylase domain-containing protein, translating into MILKKFLLIFAIIVTLLTAYLVKTNWFLKQMYPRKYSEQVYFYSKQYNVDPNLIFAMIKAESNFNPRIVSHKEAIGLMQVIPETGGWVAENIGIKGYNKDMLFNPDYNINIGTWYLKYLLKQFNNNVTLAVAAYNGGSGNVLNWLKDKRYSENGSNLKNVPFPETDKYIKKVIKNYRIYQNLYNKK; encoded by the coding sequence TTGATATTAAAAAAATTCTTACTAATATTTGCAATAATTGTTACACTATTAACAGCATATCTTGTAAAAACAAATTGGTTTTTGAAGCAAATGTATCCACGGAAATATAGCGAACAAGTATATTTTTATTCTAAACAATACAATGTTGACCCTAATTTAATTTTTGCAATGATTAAGGCCGAGAGCAATTTTAATCCACGTATTGTATCGCATAAAGAGGCCATAGGCCTTATGCAGGTAATACCAGAAACAGGCGGATGGGTAGCCGAGAATATAGGCATAAAAGGATACAATAAAGACATGCTTTTTAACCCCGATTACAACATAAATATTGGGACATGGTACTTAAAATATCTCTTAAAACAATTTAACAATAATGTCACTTTGGCTGTTGCAGCATATAATGGTGGCAGCGGAAATGTTTTAAACTGGCTTAAAGATAAAAGATATTCTGAAAATGGAAGTAATCTTAAAAATGTACCATTTCCTGAAACAGATAAATATATTAAGAAGGTCATAAAAAATTATAGGATATATCAGAATTTATATAATAAAAAATAA